GGGCTGCCAGCTTTTGTGTGACTTGCTTGAGGTCGTCCTTGGCCTGGGCGAGTTCCTGGTCTTTCCCCGCCGTCTGTTGTTCAGCCTCGGTGACGCGACGTTTGGCCTGGGCGAGTTCCTGGTCTTTCCCCGCCAGCTGTTGTTCAACTTCAGCTACACGCCGCTTGCTCTGGTCCAGCTCTCGTTCTTTCCCCACCGTCTGCTGTTCAGCTTCGGTGGCCCGGCGTTTGGCCTGGGCCGGTTCCTGGTCTTTTCCCGCTGTCTGTTGTTCCGCCTCGGCGGCGCGACGTTTGGTCTGGGCGAGTTCCTGGTCTTTCCCCGCCAGCTGTTGTTCCGCCTCGGTGACGCGACGTTTGGCCTGGGCGAGTTCCTGGTCTTTCCCCGTCGTCTGTTGCTCAGCTTCGGTGATGCGGCGTTTGGCCTGGGCGAGTTCCTGGTCTTTCCCCGTCGTCTGTTGCTCAGCTTCGGTGATGCGGCGTTTGGTCTGGGCGAGTTCCTGGTCTTTCCCCGCCAGCTGTTGTTCAACTTCAGCTATACGCCGCTTGCTCTGGTCCAGCTCTCGTTCTTTCCTCGCCGTCTGTTGTTCCGCCTCGGTGGCGCGACGTTTGGCCTGGGCGAGTTCCTGGTCTTTCCCCGTCGTCTGTTGCTCAGCTTCGGTGATGCGACGTTTGGTCTGGGCGAGTTCCTGGTCTTTCCCCGCCAGCTGTTGTTCAACTTCAGCTACACGCCGCTTGCTCTGGTCCAGCTCTCGTTCTTTCCTCGCCGTCTGTTGTTCAGCTTCGGCGACGCGACGTTTGGCCTGATTCAATTCGTGCCCTTTCCCGGCCGCCATGTGTTGTTCGATTTCAGAGATACGGTGCTTGGCTTGGTTGAGCTCCTCGGTTTGTGCTGCAAGATCTTCGCGAAACTTCTTGGAGTTCTCGTGGGCGCTGGATCTCAGGGCCGCGATCTCATTTTCCTTGGCATGGAGCTGGAGAATGAGCTCACCGATCCGTCGCTTTGCATTCTCCAGATTGCCGGCAGCAAGTTGCTGCTCAAGCTCATCGATTCTTTGGTAGGCCTGCTGGAGTTGGTTCCTCACCACGCGCAATTCTTCTTGTGACGACCGGCCTTCTGAATCCGAGTTCAGAGCGATCGACTGAATCGACTGAACAGTCGCGATCGAAACCGGCACGGTTTCGCATAACATGACGATGAATACGAGAGCGAAGGCGGATACCTTGATGATCATGTCTCACTCACAAGTAAGGTGCGGTG
This region of Nitrospira sp. genomic DNA includes:
- a CDS encoding OmpA family protein, translating into MIIKVSAFALVFIVMLCETVPVSIATVQSIQSIALNSDSEGRSSQEELRVVRNQLQQAYQRIDELEQQLAAGNLENAKRRIGELILQLHAKENEIAALRSSAHENSKKFREDLAAQTEELNQAKHRISEIEQHMAAGKGHELNQAKRRVAEAEQQTARKERELDQSKRRVAEVEQQLAGKDQELAQTKRRITEAEQQTTGKDQELAQAKRRATEAEQQTARKERELDQSKRRIAEVEQQLAGKDQELAQTKRRITEAEQQTTGKDQELAQAKRRITEAEQQTTGKDQELAQAKRRVTEAEQQLAGKDQELAQTKRRAAEAEQQTAGKDQEPAQAKRRATEAEQQTVGKERELDQSKRRVAEVEQQLAGKDQELAQAKRRVTEAEQQTAGKDQELAQAKDDLKQVTQKLAALNPQLMAREAELAHTKQLLADLERKSSKPAEPTHPQEESLVEKNSFPPQSIEDNLSVASLPPSNPSVAEDAEALLSSDLGKMSDSLANLLQPELKKGNVALRQRGNKLTLAFAASELFTPGDATVTLGGTSLLERVGTVLHGFRYQSIEVAGHTDNTPLRNVSRKGFRDNSELSRARAERTSHALVTGGLEADRVTAVGYADTKPLATNDTEKGRSKNRRMEIVITQWSEQGGDSGDAKPQAGKKLRGFSTQAVTHH